The following proteins are encoded in a genomic region of Sebastes fasciatus isolate fSebFas1 chromosome 12, fSebFas1.pri, whole genome shotgun sequence:
- the kiaa1143 gene encoding uncharacterized protein KIAA1143 homolog, which yields MNKNKASGVSWVKPAEPSFLKKFKSDVGYKEGATVDTKRQVMPTLDDDSGSDREDELPQVVVLKGGDLTADDVKKIKDETRPGGGAGKDDEPPPDGKILFKKPAKRSSSDKFQGITASSSKKKKTNGGEEEEEEKKEVKEVKEVKEVKEVKSGKKVKNNSLLSFGGDDEDEED from the exons ATGAACAAAAACAAGGCCAGCGGCGTGTCGTGGGTGAAGCCAGCGGAGCCGTCCTTCCTGAAGAAGTTTAAGAGTGATGTTGGTTATAAAGAAGGAGCGACTGTTGACACTAAG CGCCAGGTGATGCCAACACTGGATGATGACAGCGGGAGTGATCGAGAGGATGAGTTACCTCAAGTGGTGGTGCTAAAAGGAGGAGACCTGACCGCAGACGACGTGAAGAAGATCAAGGACGAAACGCGACCTGGAGGTGGCGCAGGAAAAG ATGATGAACCTCCTCCTGATGGTAAAATCCTGTTCAAGAAACCAGCCAAGCGCTCCTCCTCGGACAAATTCCAGGGCATCACTGCCAGCTccagcaaaaagaagaagactaatggaggagaggaagaggaggaagagaagaaggaggtgaaggaggtgaaggaggtgaaggaggtgaaggaggtgaagtctggaaagaaagtaaaaaataacAGCCTTCTGTCCTTTGGAGGGGATGATGAGGACGAGGAGGACTAA
- the tmem42a gene encoding transmembrane protein 42a, with the protein MDSCSGSVCHPNMTSGSVYALLAGFLGAAASLAAKLSLGADYLRQMCESGLSSWTETPGGTAACDWLHVPLRLLCGGMLFTCNAVMWTFFSKALRHCSSSARATVTTTASNFISSAVLGRVIFGESHATLWWVGISLTLCGLLVLHGSTPQTIQQEKEDSKKDK; encoded by the exons ATGGACTCCTGTTCCGGCAGTGTGTGTCATCCAAACATGACTTCAGGGTCTGTTTACGCGTTGTTAGCGGGCTTTCTGGGTGCCGCTGCCTCTCTGGCTGCCAAGCTGTCTCTCGGAGCAGACTACCTGAGACAGATGTGTGAGTCTGGACTCAGCAGCTGGACTGAAACACCCGGTGGAACTGCAGCCTGTGACTGG CTCCACGTCCCCCTGCGGCTGCTGTGTGGAGGCATGCTCTTCACCTGCAATGCTGTCATGTGGACCTTCTTCTCCAAGGCTCTGCGACACTGCTCCTCTTCAGCCAGGGCTACAGTCACCACCACCGCATCCAACTTCATCTCCTCA gCCGTCCTGGGGAGGGTGATTTTCGGAGAGAGTCATGCAACTCTATGGTGGGTGGGAATATCTCTCACTCTGTGTGGACTGCTGGTGCTTCATGGATCCACACCTCAGACTATCCAACAAGAGAAGGAGGATAGCAAAAAGGACAAATAA